From the Brevibacillus choshinensis genome, one window contains:
- a CDS encoding DUF917 domain-containing protein, which yields MRQIGKQEIEDIAVGAAVLGTGGGGDPYIGKLMALQAIEEYGPITLLSVDEVPDDALVVASGGMGAPTVLIEKIPSGHEVAQTFQALEKYMGKEVFATYPIEAGGINSMLPLALAAQLRLPVVDVDGMGRAFPELQMTTFYLDGISATPMVLADEKGNVTIMDTIDNSWTERIARSVTVQKGGAATCAIYPMLGKNLKESGIHSILQLEEEIGRAIRLAKEANLDPVHEVLKLTSGYELFRGKVVDVDRKTEGGWARGTATMEGLLDYKGETLELRFQNEHLLAKTKESLLCVTPDLIAVLDAETGLPITTEGLRYGARVVVIGMQCNPKWRTPKGIETVGPRYFRYDVDYIPIEELVGKGSVAK from the coding sequence GTGAGACAGATAGGTAAACAAGAAATCGAAGACATCGCAGTAGGTGCCGCAGTATTGGGCACGGGAGGCGGAGGGGATCCTTACATCGGGAAATTGATGGCTCTCCAAGCTATTGAAGAATACGGACCGATTACCTTACTGTCTGTGGATGAAGTTCCCGATGATGCACTCGTCGTGGCTTCTGGGGGGATGGGAGCACCGACCGTCCTGATCGAGAAAATCCCTAGTGGTCATGAAGTTGCGCAGACATTTCAAGCACTCGAAAAGTACATGGGAAAAGAAGTCTTTGCCACGTACCCGATCGAAGCAGGCGGCATCAACTCGATGCTCCCACTTGCCCTTGCTGCCCAACTCCGACTGCCAGTAGTGGACGTGGATGGGATGGGCCGCGCTTTTCCAGAGCTACAGATGACGACCTTCTACCTCGACGGAATTTCCGCTACTCCGATGGTTCTGGCAGACGAAAAAGGGAACGTCACAATCATGGACACCATCGATAATTCATGGACCGAACGGATTGCTCGCAGTGTTACCGTACAAAAGGGAGGGGCGGCCACATGCGCCATTTACCCGATGCTGGGTAAAAACCTGAAGGAAAGCGGCATTCACAGCATTTTGCAGCTGGAAGAAGAGATCGGCCGCGCAATCCGCTTGGCGAAGGAAGCGAATTTGGATCCCGTCCATGAAGTATTGAAATTGACGAGTGGATACGAATTGTTCCGTGGAAAAGTCGTTGACGTTGACCGCAAGACAGAAGGTGGATGGGCACGTGGAACCGCAACGATGGAAGGGCTGTTGGATTATAAAGGCGAAACTCTAGAGCTGCGATTCCAAAATGAGCATTTGCTGGCGAAAACGAAAGAGAGTCTTCTCTGCGTAACTCCTGACTTGATTGCCGTATTGGATGCAGAAACGGGATTGCCGATTACGACGGAGGGTCTGCGCTATGGAGCACGTGTGGTTGTCATTGGTATGCAATGCAATCCGAAATGGCGCACACCGAAAGGAATTGAGACGGTGGGACCACGCTACTTCCGTTATGATGTGGACTATATCCCTATTGAAGAATTGGTTGGGAAAGGGAGCGTTGCGAAATGA
- a CDS encoding hydantoinase/oxoprolinase N-terminal domain-containing protein — MSYRIGIDVGGTHTDAVLLDRDYRVLAQTKSSTTQDVSTGIYEAMREVITQAGVPREQITYAMLGTTHCTNAIVERKRLNEIAVIRIGAPATLAIKPLIGVPEDLRAHLGKRVYVIRGGHEFDGREIVKLDEEELYRIAQEIKGKVDSVAVSSVFSPVSKDHELRAAEILREVLGVETPISLSYEIGSVGLLERENATILNAAIVTVAKTTAYGFMDALKAEGVNARVFFGQNDGTLMSIEYAIKYPILTIGCGPTNSIRGASYLSGLANALVVDVGGTTTDIGVLVNSFPRESSLAVEIGGARTNFRMPDLISIGLGGGTIVRIQEDGQITVGPDSVGYQLPQKGLAFGGDTLTTTDVVIALGKVNIGDREKVAHLDKDLLDRVYNRIVEMAEEAIDKMKTSADPVPVILVGGGSILLPDELKGASQIIRPENFGVANAIGAAIAQISGQIDRVFSLDEVGREKTLETAKQMAIDEAISAGAEPATIEIVEFEDIPLSYLGNATRIRVKAAGTLATAVEV; from the coding sequence ATGAGCTATCGAATCGGGATTGACGTAGGCGGCACACATACAGATGCAGTGTTATTGGACCGTGACTATCGAGTACTGGCGCAAACAAAGTCTTCTACGACTCAGGATGTAAGTACAGGCATTTACGAGGCCATGCGTGAAGTGATCACACAAGCAGGGGTTCCTCGTGAACAAATTACGTATGCGATGTTGGGCACGACTCACTGCACCAATGCGATTGTGGAACGCAAACGTTTGAATGAAATTGCCGTCATTCGTATAGGCGCGCCAGCCACACTCGCCATCAAACCATTAATCGGTGTCCCCGAGGACCTGAGGGCGCACCTCGGAAAACGTGTGTATGTCATTCGAGGCGGTCATGAGTTTGATGGTCGTGAAATCGTGAAGCTGGATGAGGAAGAATTGTATCGCATCGCCCAAGAGATCAAAGGAAAAGTGGATTCTGTAGCGGTTTCCTCTGTGTTCTCTCCTGTCTCAAAAGACCATGAGCTGAGAGCTGCCGAAATCTTGCGAGAAGTATTAGGCGTAGAAACGCCGATTTCTCTCTCCTATGAAATTGGTAGCGTAGGCTTGCTAGAGCGTGAAAACGCAACGATTTTGAATGCGGCGATCGTCACGGTTGCAAAAACGACGGCTTACGGCTTTATGGACGCACTGAAAGCAGAAGGCGTCAATGCCAGAGTCTTTTTCGGGCAAAACGACGGGACGTTAATGAGTATTGAATACGCCATTAAGTATCCGATCCTCACTATCGGTTGCGGTCCAACGAACAGTATTCGTGGAGCGTCTTATTTGTCCGGACTTGCAAATGCACTTGTCGTTGATGTCGGGGGAACCACTACCGATATCGGTGTCCTCGTTAATTCGTTCCCGCGTGAGTCCTCTTTGGCAGTCGAAATCGGTGGAGCTCGTACGAATTTCCGAATGCCCGACCTGATTTCGATTGGATTGGGTGGAGGAACCATCGTTCGTATTCAAGAGGATGGCCAGATTACAGTCGGCCCGGATAGCGTCGGCTACCAGCTTCCGCAAAAAGGGCTGGCATTCGGCGGGGATACATTGACCACGACGGATGTGGTGATCGCATTGGGCAAAGTGAACATTGGCGACCGTGAGAAAGTAGCTCACTTAGATAAAGACCTTTTGGATCGAGTCTACAACCGCATTGTCGAAATGGCTGAGGAAGCAATCGACAAGATGAAGACGAGTGCAGATCCAGTGCCGGTCATTCTCGTTGGTGGTGGTAGTATCCTTTTGCCAGACGAATTAAAGGGTGCGTCCCAAATCATTCGACCTGAAAACTTCGGCGTAGCCAATGCCATTGGTGCTGCGATCGCACAAATCAGCGGACAGATCGATCGGGTCTTCTCCCTCGATGAAGTCGGTCGCGAGAAGACGTTGGAAACAGCAAAACAAATGGCGATCGACGAAGCAATCTCTGCAGGGGCAGAACCAGCTACCATTGAAATCGTCGAATTTGAAGATATTCCGTTGTCCTATCTGGGCAACGCCACTCGCATTCGCGTGAAGGCAGCAGGCACGCTGGCTACTGCGGTAGAGGTCTAA
- a CDS encoding aspartate/glutamate racemase family protein translates to MKIRVLLPTIMDIFNEEVKQEFAHYLDETTEVQVCHLDYGPASVEGEYDEALAIPNMLEKAIEAQNDGCDGVISLCFADPGVKAAREVVDIPVVGAGESSMLFASLLAKSYSVVTVLPNVISMIENVTKSVGVNGKLASIRYVDIPVLELVDKEKMENALFEEMVRAIEIDKAHALILGCTGMMGVTEALQNRLKDHGYDVPVIDPSFASAKTLESLISMKVKQSRLTYMKPTQKLRTSR, encoded by the coding sequence ATGAAAATCAGAGTCTTATTGCCTACGATCATGGATATTTTTAACGAAGAGGTAAAGCAGGAGTTTGCCCACTACCTCGACGAAACGACGGAGGTACAGGTGTGCCACTTGGACTATGGACCAGCTTCCGTGGAGGGAGAATACGACGAGGCTTTGGCTATACCCAATATGCTGGAAAAAGCCATTGAAGCGCAAAACGATGGTTGCGACGGTGTAATCAGCTTGTGCTTTGCAGATCCAGGAGTGAAGGCGGCACGGGAAGTAGTCGATATTCCAGTCGTGGGTGCAGGTGAGTCTTCCATGCTCTTTGCAAGTCTCTTGGCAAAGTCGTACTCCGTCGTGACGGTACTCCCAAACGTGATTTCCATGATTGAAAATGTGACAAAATCGGTAGGAGTGAACGGTAAATTAGCTTCGATTCGTTATGTAGACATCCCAGTTCTGGAACTCGTGGATAAAGAGAAAATGGAAAATGCCTTGTTTGAGGAAATGGTCAGGGCGATTGAGATTGATAAAGCCCATGCGTTGATCTTGGGCTGCACAGGAATGATGGGGGTCACAGAGGCTCTCCAGAATAGGCTGAAAGACCACGGCTATGATGTACCTGTTATCGATCCTTCTTTTGCTTCAGCGAAAACGTTGGAAAGTCTAATTTCCATGAAGGTGAAACAAAGTCGTTTGACTTACATGAAGCCTACTCAAAAGCTTCGCACATCAAGATAA
- a CDS encoding branched-chain amino acid transaminase, with the protein MIETSKGPSPKKEITSGFCFFKGQIMPLAEANVNISTHALNYGTGCFEGIRAYWNEQEGQLYVLKALEHYQRLLLSCRILKITLPYTAEELVEWTCKMLAENEYREDVYIRPFAFKASQVIKVTLTGLRDELAIFSVPMGNYVDTAGLAATVSSWQRISDNMIPSRAKVTGAYINPALANDAATADGYDEAIMLSSDGQVSEASSANLFIVRNGVLVTTPITSDILEGITRRAIMQLAEDLDLSYEVRQIDRTELYICDEMFLAGTGAQIAAITSVDRRPVGNGVMGLITKQLQAAYDHAVRGRDARYLDWVTPVY; encoded by the coding sequence ATGATCGAAACGTCGAAAGGTCCATCTCCCAAAAAGGAAATCACGTCAGGCTTTTGCTTTTTTAAAGGCCAAATCATGCCTTTAGCAGAGGCAAACGTCAACATTTCAACACATGCATTGAATTACGGAACCGGCTGCTTCGAGGGCATCCGTGCGTACTGGAATGAGCAAGAAGGACAGCTGTACGTGTTGAAAGCGTTGGAGCATTACCAACGATTATTACTTTCTTGCCGCATTCTGAAAATCACCCTGCCATACACGGCTGAAGAACTGGTTGAGTGGACATGTAAAATGCTTGCGGAAAATGAATATCGGGAAGACGTTTACATTCGCCCGTTTGCCTTTAAAGCCTCACAGGTAATCAAAGTCACGTTAACGGGACTTCGCGATGAGTTGGCGATTTTTTCGGTACCAATGGGGAACTACGTCGATACGGCCGGTCTTGCCGCTACGGTCTCCAGTTGGCAGCGGATTTCCGACAACATGATTCCTTCACGTGCCAAGGTAACCGGCGCGTATATTAACCCTGCCTTGGCAAATGACGCTGCAACGGCAGACGGTTACGATGAAGCGATTATGCTCTCTAGTGACGGCCAAGTATCCGAGGCAAGCTCGGCAAACTTGTTCATTGTGCGCAATGGTGTGCTAGTCACGACCCCGATTACATCGGACATCCTTGAAGGCATCACCAGACGCGCTATTATGCAACTAGCAGAGGACTTGGACCTGTCGTACGAGGTTCGCCAGATTGATCGAACCGAGCTGTACATTTGCGATGAAATGTTCCTAGCTGGTACAGGTGCTCAAATCGCCGCGATCACTTCCGTAGATCGACGCCCAGTCGGCAACGGAGTCATGGGTCTCATTACGAAGCAACTGCAGGCTGCATATGATCATGCCGTTCGCGGCAGAGATGCGCGTTATCTGGATTGGGTGACCCCCGTTTATTAA
- a CDS encoding HpcH/HpaI aldolase family protein — protein sequence MMNNVVKKKLKNGEKAVGAFIGIYSPEIVEMLGYSGFDFLVIDDEHGAFSPRDLENMIRAAERVDLVPIVRVSYDPSCIQKALDRGAKGIQVPMVNTREDAELVVKRAKFPPIGQRGAAFITRPSRYGKDQGKAYLDAADDNILVIVHIETPEAVANFDEIISVPGIDMAFIGPTDLSISMGYKEEGAQHPEVQKVIAQLRERALQKNIPLGTIAASPYGVRQELQKGTSFVAVVLTSVFMTAFSEVVDAGQGAHQA from the coding sequence ATGATGAATAATGTAGTCAAGAAAAAATTGAAGAATGGTGAGAAAGCAGTTGGCGCTTTTATAGGCATTTACAGCCCGGAGATCGTAGAAATGCTCGGGTATTCCGGCTTTGACTTTCTCGTCATCGATGACGAACACGGCGCGTTTAGTCCCAGAGATCTGGAGAATATGATTCGTGCTGCCGAAAGAGTCGATCTCGTCCCCATTGTACGGGTCTCCTATGATCCCTCCTGCATCCAAAAAGCATTGGATCGTGGGGCCAAAGGAATTCAAGTCCCGATGGTGAATACGAGAGAAGATGCTGAGTTGGTCGTAAAAAGAGCGAAGTTCCCCCCCATTGGCCAACGGGGTGCTGCTTTTATCACTCGACCTTCACGGTATGGAAAAGATCAGGGGAAAGCATATTTGGATGCAGCGGATGACAACATTCTGGTAATTGTACATATTGAAACACCAGAAGCGGTGGCTAATTTTGATGAAATCATCAGCGTCCCCGGCATCGACATGGCGTTTATCGGGCCGACTGACTTATCCATTTCCATGGGATACAAAGAAGAGGGAGCTCAGCATCCAGAGGTACAAAAAGTGATCGCGCAGCTGCGTGAACGTGCTTTGCAAAAGAACATACCCCTCGGCACGATAGCTGCTAGCCCCTATGGAGTTCGTCAGGAGCTGCAGAAAGGTACATCGTTTGTCGCTGTCGTCCTTACTTCTGTTTTCATGACTGCCTTTTCCGAAGTGGTAGATGCTGGCCAGGGTGCCCATCAAGCATAG
- a CDS encoding GNAT family N-acetyltransferase: MEIITTDRWEENLWNEAEPIYYAGFPEHGRKNRGIIQNMFRKHLCFLHLGKIDGQPVAMSITGKSDSNDTLIIDYFAVRKDSRGKGIGTLFLEAIKSWAIKEGAYKLLVIEVEADDNQTNQKRAHFWTNAGFQDTSYIHQYIWVPEPYRAMYLPLIPGSFASDNGPLLFSYITRFHKESFTKGK; this comes from the coding sequence ATGGAAATCATTACCACTGATCGGTGGGAGGAGAACTTGTGGAACGAAGCGGAGCCTATTTACTACGCAGGATTTCCCGAACATGGAAGAAAAAATCGTGGAATTATCCAAAACATGTTTCGTAAACACTTATGTTTTTTGCATCTGGGTAAAATCGATGGACAACCAGTCGCGATGTCGATTACAGGAAAAAGCGATTCCAACGATACCTTGATCATTGATTACTTTGCCGTACGGAAAGATTCGAGAGGAAAGGGAATAGGAACCCTTTTTCTGGAAGCAATCAAGAGCTGGGCGATAAAAGAAGGAGCGTACAAGCTGCTCGTCATAGAAGTAGAAGCAGATGATAACCAAACCAATCAAAAGCGAGCACACTTTTGGACCAATGCGGGGTTCCAGGATACTTCGTATATCCATCAATACATCTGGGTTCCAGAGCCTTATCGAGCGATGTATCTCCCACTTATCCCAGGGTCATTTGCGAGCGATAATGGACCGCTTTTGTTTTCTTACATCACGCGTTTTCACAAGGAAAGCTTTACGAAAGGAAAGTAG
- a CDS encoding MarR family winged helix-turn-helix transcriptional regulator, whose product MDLSDPIIADIRQFNRFYTNMLGVLDKHVLDTGYSLTEARVLLEIGFMEQCIANQLVDKLEIDRSYMSRIIAKLRKDGLLVKESSTLDNRTSLIRLTPKGKALFQHLNERSDEQIMRLIGGLTRKEIKEIHASMLFIQQKLDRLERVQDDSI is encoded by the coding sequence ATGGATCTAAGTGATCCTATCATCGCAGATATTCGACAATTCAATCGATTCTATACGAACATGCTTGGTGTCTTAGATAAGCATGTACTGGATACGGGATATTCTTTAACAGAGGCTCGGGTGTTGTTGGAGATTGGATTCATGGAGCAGTGCATAGCAAACCAATTGGTCGATAAGCTGGAAATTGATCGTAGCTACATGAGCAGAATCATTGCTAAGCTTCGTAAAGATGGGTTGCTAGTAAAGGAAAGCTCGACGTTGGATAACCGTACAAGCCTGATTCGATTGACACCAAAAGGGAAAGCTCTGTTTCAGCATCTGAACGAAAGATCGGATGAACAAATCATGAGATTAATAGGCGGGCTAACCAGAAAAGAAATCAAGGAAATACATGCTTCCATGTTGTTTATTCAACAGAAATTGGACAGGTTGGAGAGGGTGCAGGATGATTCGATTTGA
- a CDS encoding threonine aldolase family protein, with protein MIRFENDYTEGAHRRILERLWETNEEQTSGYGTDEHCEKARAYIRKACDVENADIHFLVGGTQTNTTMIASLLRPHQGVVSAITGHIAVHETGAIEATGHKVLTLPSEDGKIQAEQVKELYDAHWNDTTHEHMVQPGMVYISHPTENGTTYTKSELEALSKECTECGLPLFLDGARLGYGLVSEECDLTLADIARLCDAFYIGGTKVGALFGEAVVIMNDALKKDFRYMIKQKGGLLAKGRLLGIQFETLFEDGLYFEISHHAVEMAMMIRKAFAEKGFSFRYDSATNQQFPILPDDVREELGKKYSFSLWEKVDETHSVVRFCTSWATKKENVEILIEDIQAL; from the coding sequence ATGATTCGATTTGAAAATGATTACACAGAAGGTGCTCACAGGCGGATTTTGGAACGGCTATGGGAGACCAACGAAGAACAGACATCCGGCTATGGAACGGATGAACATTGTGAAAAAGCCAGAGCTTACATTCGAAAAGCATGCGATGTTGAAAACGCAGATATCCACTTTTTAGTGGGAGGAACACAGACAAATACGACCATGATCGCTTCCCTATTACGCCCGCATCAAGGAGTCGTGTCAGCCATCACGGGTCATATCGCCGTACACGAGACGGGAGCCATTGAAGCGACTGGCCATAAAGTTCTTACATTGCCGAGTGAAGATGGAAAAATTCAGGCAGAACAAGTAAAAGAACTGTACGATGCCCATTGGAATGACACAACACATGAACATATGGTGCAGCCAGGCATGGTATACATTTCTCATCCTACGGAAAACGGAACGACTTATACGAAATCCGAGTTGGAAGCGTTAAGTAAAGAATGCACCGAATGTGGTTTGCCATTGTTTCTGGATGGTGCCAGACTAGGTTACGGTCTGGTTTCTGAGGAATGCGATTTGACCTTGGCCGATATCGCTCGGCTATGCGATGCGTTCTATATCGGGGGAACGAAAGTGGGGGCACTGTTCGGAGAAGCAGTCGTCATCATGAATGATGCCTTGAAAAAGGATTTCCGCTATATGATCAAGCAAAAGGGTGGATTGCTGGCGAAGGGAAGATTGCTGGGAATTCAGTTTGAAACCTTGTTTGAAGATGGTCTCTACTTTGAAATTTCGCATCACGCCGTGGAAATGGCAATGATGATTCGAAAGGCATTTGCCGAAAAAGGATTTTCCTTCCGTTACGATTCTGCCACCAATCAGCAGTTCCCGATTTTACCGGACGATGTGCGAGAGGAATTGGGCAAAAAATATTCGTTTTCTTTATGGGAAAAAGTCGATGAAACACATAGCGTGGTGAGATTTTGTACCAGCTGGGCAACGAAAAAAGAAAATGTTGAAATCCTGATCGAGGACATCCAGGCTTTGTGA
- a CDS encoding PTS sugar transporter subunit IIA, giving the protein MSLSEYIGKDHIRIFEESVDQSELLHQLGDMLIRTGAVRIEYMEAVCKREQAFPTGLYTGEVNVAIPHADPEHHVMKPTIALGVVRKGVPFRNMADPTVEISVQLVFLLAPERGETQLVILEQIMNLIQDQANMRKIMDAQGIEDVWNVLGQLVHVEEKS; this is encoded by the coding sequence GTGAGTTTGTCAGAATATATTGGTAAGGACCATATCCGCATATTTGAAGAATCCGTGGACCAATCCGAGTTGTTGCATCAATTGGGAGACATGCTGATTCGGACGGGTGCAGTTCGTATCGAGTATATGGAAGCGGTGTGTAAACGGGAACAAGCTTTTCCTACGGGATTGTACACTGGAGAAGTCAATGTCGCGATTCCGCATGCGGATCCGGAGCACCACGTCATGAAACCGACGATTGCACTCGGAGTGGTTCGAAAAGGGGTACCGTTCCGTAACATGGCAGACCCGACAGTTGAAATTTCGGTTCAATTAGTGTTTTTACTTGCACCGGAACGGGGAGAGACCCAATTAGTTATTCTGGAACAGATCATGAATCTGATTCAAGATCAGGCAAATATGCGAAAAATTATGGATGCACAAGGAATAGAGGACGTATGGAACGTTCTGGGCCAGCTTGTGCACGTGGAGGAGAAATCATGA
- a CDS encoding PTS sugar transporter subunit IIB — MNKKKVLVICGTGVATSTVVMQKLKAFLRDKGIEASLDQSKVSDVLNKAGQYDLIISTTAVPPSLAEKVINAVPLLTGIGKEQVYDEIEAKLKM, encoded by the coding sequence ATGAACAAGAAAAAAGTACTTGTGATTTGTGGGACAGGAGTTGCTACATCGACCGTCGTGATGCAAAAGTTGAAAGCGTTTTTACGGGATAAAGGGATCGAGGCATCACTGGATCAATCAAAGGTGAGTGACGTTTTGAACAAAGCAGGTCAATATGATCTGATTATTTCCACAACAGCAGTACCCCCTTCCTTGGCAGAGAAAGTGATCAATGCAGTTCCTTTGCTGACGGGAATCGGGAAAGAGCAAGTGTATGACGAAATCGAAGCAAAACTGAAGATGTAA
- a CDS encoding PTS galactitol transporter subunit IIC: MDVIKYLVDLGPSVVLPVLIFLFGIILKTKPGEAFRAGLTVGIGFIGINLVIGLLMGSLGPAAQDMVKNLGIQLTIIDVGWPATSAIAFGSAVGALAIPIGLAVNLGMLVLGLTRTLNIDLWNLWHIAFTGSLVAVMSNNITLGILTSIAHAIILLVLADLTSKHVSNYYGYANISFPHGTATPYYLIALPLEKLFDRIPGFRNLKADPETIQKRLGLLGESTVLGLILGIIIALLAGWDLPKVLDLGVKTAAVMLILPRMVSILMEGLIPISEAASEFVRKRFPGREVNIGMDAALAVGHPATIAASLLMIPIVLGLAVLMPGNKVLPFGDLATIPFIVCLMVPIFKGNVIRTVIGATISLAFGLLLATYISPLFTQAAQNAGFKFPDGASAISSLVDGAVPTTAIFLFGAKLGYVGIIGIAIIGLAVAYLVQRKHRQSANLMDKSV, encoded by the coding sequence ATGGACGTTATCAAATACCTCGTTGACCTTGGCCCTTCGGTTGTTTTGCCGGTTCTCATCTTCTTATTTGGGATCATCCTGAAAACGAAGCCAGGGGAAGCCTTCCGTGCAGGCCTGACGGTAGGGATTGGATTCATTGGGATCAACCTTGTGATTGGCTTACTGATGGGAAGTCTTGGCCCTGCTGCACAGGACATGGTGAAAAATCTGGGGATCCAGCTTACGATTATTGATGTAGGCTGGCCTGCTACATCGGCGATTGCTTTCGGATCTGCCGTAGGCGCGCTTGCGATTCCGATTGGCTTGGCAGTCAATTTGGGGATGCTTGTACTAGGGCTGACCCGAACGCTCAATATTGATTTGTGGAACCTGTGGCATATTGCTTTTACCGGTTCATTGGTCGCGGTCATGTCCAACAACATAACTCTTGGTATCCTGACTTCGATCGCACACGCAATCATTCTGCTTGTCCTGGCCGATCTGACGTCCAAACACGTCTCCAACTATTATGGATATGCCAACATTTCGTTTCCGCATGGTACTGCTACCCCATACTATTTGATCGCATTGCCACTGGAAAAACTGTTTGATCGTATCCCGGGCTTCCGTAACCTGAAAGCAGACCCTGAGACCATTCAAAAACGCCTCGGGCTTCTAGGGGAATCGACCGTTCTTGGACTCATTTTAGGTATTATCATCGCCCTGTTGGCAGGTTGGGATTTGCCGAAAGTTCTGGACTTGGGTGTAAAAACAGCGGCAGTTATGCTCATTCTCCCGCGGATGGTGAGCATCTTGATGGAAGGTCTGATTCCGATTTCAGAAGCTGCGAGCGAATTTGTTCGTAAGCGCTTTCCTGGGCGTGAAGTCAATATCGGGATGGATGCAGCACTGGCAGTTGGCCATCCAGCTACCATCGCCGCATCGCTGCTAATGATTCCGATTGTGCTTGGCTTGGCCGTTTTGATGCCAGGAAACAAGGTTCTTCCTTTTGGAGACCTAGCAACGATTCCATTTATCGTCTGCCTCATGGTGCCCATTTTCAAAGGGAATGTGATCCGTACGGTTATTGGAGCGACTATTTCACTCGCATTTGGTTTGCTTTTAGCGACTTACATTTCACCGTTGTTCACACAAGCAGCACAGAACGCCGGTTTCAAATTCCCGGATGGTGCAAGCGCGATTTCATCGCTTGTGGACGGAGCTGTTCCTACGACGGCGATCTTCCTATTCGGTGCGAAGCTAGGCTATGTCGGCATTATTGGAATCGCGATTATCGGTTTGGCTGTTGCTTATCTAGTACAGCGTAAACATCGTCAATCGGCAAACCTGATGGACAAATCGGTGTAA
- a CDS encoding DUF3951 domain-containing protein, protein MYAHDDWTDILHFRPDHNHGRNGCLHFFVKKKTIEHYYTPVDHIFGQTPVVHHEEKVEKKEREEGEGDDKDKNSKKGKNSSMQIRRNR, encoded by the coding sequence TTGTATGCTCATGATGACTGGACTGATATTCTCCATTTCCGCCCTGATCATAATCACGGTAGGAATGGCTGCCTACACTTTTTTGTAAAGAAAAAGACAATTGAACACTACTACACTCCGGTAGACCACATCTTCGGACAGACACCTGTCGTGCATCACGAAGAAAAAGTGGAGAAAAAAGAGAGGGAAGAGGGAGAAGGGGATGACAAAGATAAAAACTCGAAAAAAGGAAAAAACAGTAGTATGCAAATACGCAGAAACAGGTAA
- a CDS encoding nucleoside triphosphate pyrophosphohydrolase family protein, which produces MVAKRLCHLHIPIHIRDQLPEIIEVTGKRFSTTVLSAKEYAGNIHSDKMKMFYDDEAFD; this is translated from the coding sequence ATGGTGGCCAAACGGTTATGCCACCTTCACATCCCTATCCATATTCGTGACCAGTTGCCCGAGATCATCGAAGTAACCGGCAAACGTTTTTCGACAACTGTTTTATCGGCTAAAGAGTATGCAGGTAATATCCATTCGGATAAAATGAAGATGTTTTATGACGATGAGGCGTTTGATTAA
- a CDS encoding DNA-3-methyladenine glycosylase family protein, giving the protein MENHITFHPSHKVIVSICTQDSTICKLINKIGPLTLKTNGNYLEALVMSIIGQQLSAKAASTIRQRVKMLCGEITLERVLHTPIENFRNAGVSRAKIEYIFDLCNKVHTNEISFTSFHLLENEAVINLLTSVKGIGRWTAEMFLIFSLGRLNVLSLGDAGLQRATKWLYQLEDRPKNKYMEDISGNWHPYYSIVSLYLWESIDQGFVDNFPTIDDVK; this is encoded by the coding sequence ATGGAAAATCATATTACCTTTCATCCCTCCCATAAAGTTATAGTATCAATTTGTACGCAAGATAGTACTATCTGTAAACTGATTAACAAAATTGGCCCACTTACATTGAAGACGAATGGAAATTATTTAGAAGCGCTGGTCATGTCTATTATTGGACAACAGTTATCAGCAAAAGCAGCAAGTACAATCCGCCAACGAGTAAAAATGCTTTGTGGTGAGATAACACTAGAAAGAGTCTTGCATACACCTATTGAAAATTTTAGAAATGCCGGGGTGTCCAGAGCAAAAATAGAGTATATTTTTGATTTATGTAACAAAGTCCATACTAACGAAATATCATTTACAAGCTTTCATTTACTTGAAAACGAGGCAGTAATAAATTTATTAACTTCTGTTAAAGGGATTGGAAGATGGACAGCTGAAATGTTCTTAATATTCTCGTTAGGACGACTAAATGTTCTTTCCCTAGGGGATGCCGGTTTGCAAAGGGCAACAAAATGGTTATATCAACTAGAAGATAGGCCAAAAAATAAATATATGGAGGATATTTCCGGAAATTGGCATCCATATTATAGTATTGTGTCCTTATATCTGTGGGAATCAATCGACCAAGGATTTGTAGATAATTTTCCAACGATAGACGATGTAAAATAA